In the Leifsonia sp. 466MF genome, one interval contains:
- a CDS encoding DUF4190 domain-containing protein: MTAAQPPQPQIPQAQKINTMALIGFIGAFVIPVVGIVLGVIGLNQTRVTGEGGRGLARAAVILGSVFTLLQVGFFIVWLSLFLNAMSHVR; this comes from the coding sequence CCGCCGCCCAGCCTCCGCAGCCCCAGATTCCGCAGGCGCAGAAGATCAACACGATGGCCCTGATCGGGTTCATCGGCGCCTTCGTCATCCCCGTCGTCGGCATCGTCCTCGGCGTGATCGGCCTCAATCAGACGCGGGTGACCGGCGAGGGCGGCCGTGGGTTGGCGCGTGCCGCGGTGATCCTCGGTTCCGTGTTCACCCTCCTGCAGGTCGGGTTCTTCATCGTGTGGCTGAGCCTTTTCCTCAACGCCATGTCGCACGTCCGCTGA